The genomic stretch GTGCAATGAATACCTTCCAGGAGAATGGGATGCTCATCCTGCAGCAGCCGCTCCGCCAGTTCGGGATTGGCGCGGGAGGCCACTATATAAGGTAGCTTATGAGAAAATCCTTTGTGGCCGCACTGACGGGGATAATACTTTACCTCTGCGCAGTATTTTTCCAGCTCGGGCTGCTCGCCCCGGCCGTATTCAAAACAATGCAGGTGGATCTGTACGCCCGCATGGTGCAGGGCTATCAGTTTATAATACAGATCAAACAGTCCGCCATAGTTTACAGGGTAGGGGACGTCAAAGCAAACGATATGTAAGTGTCTTTCCAAAACCAACAATTCAGATTATATTCCTATAGAACGCAATCAGTTTCTTTTCTTCTTCCTGCCAGGTGAAAATCTCTCTGGCGGTTAAACAATTTTGTTGCAATAAACCGTATAACTGTTCATCGTTCAATAGATTATTTAATTCCCGGGCAATTGAATCAGCACCCAGGTCGTCAATAAGAACAGCTATCTGGTACTGATTGTTTAATTCCCTGTAAACAGGGAAATCCACACAGAGCTGGGGCACACCACATTGCAGGTAATCAAAGAAGCGGTTGGCCAGGGAATAGTAGATACTCAGCCCTTCCCGGTCGCACAGCGTAATGCCCACCCAGGCCTTTTCAGTATAGGCGCGCAGGGCTTCCGGCAGTATCCTTCCTTCAAAAATGATCTTCTCTTCCAGGTGGTGGGTGCGGACCAGGTCCAGGGCCTGCTCCATGAAATTGCCATCGCCGCAAACTATCAGCCGGGCATCCACCTGTTTCATGGCCGGGATCAGGGTCTCAAAACAGCGACCTTCATTCACCGCTCCCTGGTACAGGATGAATTTCTCCGGTTTGGCCGGGATCTCCAGGGGCCGGGCGATGGGCACGTTCCGTACTACCTCATATTTAACTCCATACATCCTCCTGAACTCCATCGCTATCAATTCATTGACAGTATAACCTTGCAAAAAATAGG from Candidatus Pseudobacter hemicellulosilyticus encodes the following:
- a CDS encoding glycosyltransferase family 4 protein, with translation MKHLVFTVTNDLSYDQRMIRICSSLANAGYRVTLVGCRQRHSLPLEQRSFRQRRLHCFFRKGKLWYAEYNFRLFWYLLFIRMNLICAIDLDTIFPCYWVSRLKRIPRVYDAHELFCEMKEVATRPAIHRAWKWVEHHTVPYFLQGYTVNELIAMEFRRMYGVKYEVVRNVPIARPLEIPAKPEKFILYQGAVNEGRCFETLIPAMKQVDARLIVCGDGNFMEQALDLVRTHHLEEKIIFEGRILPEALRAYTEKAWVGITLCDREGLSIYYSLANRFFDYLQCGVPQLCVDFPVYRELNNQYQIAVLIDDLGADSIARELNNLLNDEQLYGLLQQNCLTAREIFTWQEEEKKLIAFYRNII